DNA from Drosophila suzukii chromosome 2R, CBGP_Dsuzu_IsoJpt1.0, whole genome shotgun sequence:
GTGACCCTGGTGGATCGCAGCGAGGAATACATAGTGACCTTTCCCAACGGCTACGGCAGGTGAGGATTGGCTTTAAAGATTTCTGTTTCTGGATAATTAAAATATCTCCCTTTTGGACAGGTCGATTTTAACGGTGCCTTGGATTGAGCTCGGAGGCTCGGTGGAGATCAAATGCCCACAGTCGGGATACTACGCCAACGTAGAGTTCCTTACGAAGCCCTTCTATGGCGGAAAGCGCAATAGGGTGTCTGCCGAGGTGACTAGCTGTTATAGCCATCCTGAACTTTGATATTAACTCCGAGTGTCCGTAGGTTTTTGCGCCCAGCGAGAAGAAGCCTTTTGTATCGATTGCCGGCGAGTGGAGTGGTTTGATGGAGGCCAAGTGGCATGATAAAAATGTAAGTTCCTCATGTTATGTTAACCATATGTAAGTAGTGTACCATTATATATATTGTTACCGTAAATGTTGAACCTTTTCGTGTACTCTTTCCTTCGCATACCGCGCCTAAACGCTGCAACAAACAACCCCTCGAGTTGGCAGCCACATCCACCCTCCACACCACACCTCTACCTCTACTTACTATCCACGATTCTTCTGCTTTTCTCTTAAATAGTTTGGGAGCATTTCCTCTGTGTGTTTACTTTGTTTGTCTAGAAAATCGAACCCACCAACTACTAATCCTCTGCCTGTCCTCAAAAAGttgtatttaaaattgttgATATCCGTACTATTGTGTATGATTGTTGTGTATTCAGTATTAGACCCAATCTCAATCAGTTTGATCGCATAGTGAACTTGAATGAATCTCTTGAATTTTCTAGAAAACCGAAGTATTCGTCGACGTAAATCGCATACCCATATTTAAGAAACAAGTTCGACCAATCGTTGAGCAGGATGAGTACGAATCGCGACGCGTTTGGAAGGAAGTGACAGCGGGACTCAAGTAAACAGCTCACCAATCTACCAATTAACCTCTGACCCCTCGAATGCGAAGCAGAATAATCTGATCCCTCTGTTCGTTGCTCTCCCGCAGGTTCAACGACATCGAGCGTGCCACCACGGCCAAATATGTGgtggagcagcagcagcgtgAGCAGGCGAAGGTGCGGAAGGAGTACGACATGGCCTGGGAGCACAAGGTAACCCACTCTGATATGATATGCATGAGTCAGTCAACTGATAACCTTCGTATCCAGCACTTTAAGCCCGTGGGTGATAACTGGATCTACGCCAAGCCACTGAGTCAGCGCATGTATCTGCAGGAGAAGGAGGCCAAGAGATAATGCCAGCGACTGACATCGAGAGCAACAACACCAAAAACGTCTATATATATGGATCATATCAAGAACGAGCCTCAACTATATGTTTAATTCCACAAGTGCGCAAACCTCTGGACACTGACGATACAACGTAACGAATGCAGGAAACGAAAGAGCAGCGAGTAAAAGAAGGGGGTCAAGGACGTGACCTCCAGGGTCTGGTTATTAATTGTAAATAATATACACGAATATCCAGACGGCGAAACAGATGGAAAGCTCTGCTCATAAGGTTGCAACGCGAGTCAAGCTCGACAGCTCAGCGGAGACAGACAAAAGAAATATCACTCACAGTTTCTACACACAATTAACGATTATTATTTACTACTAAGTACTAGTGTGTTTCAAAGGCAATCGCAGTAAACTGCAACAAAAGAACACCTATTCAATACCTTTTACATTACTAACATTTACTAACTAGCAACAATGAAGGAAAACCAATTCATAGTGGGATATATCAAAAGTTGTAGATTACGAAATGATAGATATTTAAGGATAGAAATTctatttttgaaataaaagacTCTGCTATAGACGAAATACAATACCGACACGCAAGTATCTGACGGATACTGCCTATACGCTTGTTTCCAAGACCCCAACAGACTCACACGGACACATTGAACACGGTGCACAATGATTTTCCAATCGCATAGTTTTTAAATCAATTACGATTATACGATTACCTCTAGTATTATGTTTCGAATTCCACTTGTCACAATGAATAAAGCTTTACTAACAGTCCACTAATGACACTCCCTCAAATCCTGTACACTCTACTGTAATAAAACGCAAACAAAACCCACACTTCTTGAGACATTCAGAAATAAACTTAACTTTTAAACCTTCGAGCCAGAAAGCCTACAACACCCACACAGCAAAGCTACCGAATACTCTCACGCAAAGTTAACGCAAAATGAAACGAATAAAGTAAATACGCTTCgatatttatttaaagtaatatttaaCGGTCTAGTTAACCCGTAGATTAAACGAATAGTTATCCCGAGGGCTTTGATTGGAACCCATATCCACGCCCTGGTGCACGGaacttgtatatattttttcgaTTTCCTTTTTAACCAACGTGTTAAACGAGAAATAGAGAAATACCCAAACAGATCGATTGTAACGGATACGATTATAGCAAATAAAGCAATTTGTTCTTACAGCATTCGGtgtgttattattatattggatattaCGAATTCAAGGATTCATATATGTATAGGTTggtaagtaaaaaaatatattttcaatttattatatctaaaagattttaaaatcacttgtgtataaaatattttttatacatttaaattaccatttcattttttcatttaaattttagcGGGTTTCGCAACAATCGAAATCGATAGCTTATCGCCATCTCTATTTAAAATAGCACGGTCACACTGTGACGTGGCCTCAAAACTAGAGATGAAAGACCTATCAGAGATGTGACAAAATCATCGATAGTTGCCTtaaacatcgatgtttctacaaattttaaaaacatcgatgcatcgatTTCTCCACCTCTACTCAAAATTTTTTGTTCTGGAAAATGCAAAAAGTTTGCATTTGTTAAGTTAATTGTGCTTAGCAGCGAACGCCAAGTCCCCGGAATCCGCCTGCCAGTCCAGGACGTGTCCGCATCCAACCGGAGCACGCGAGGAGCGCCAGAAATCGCTAGCGAACGAGAGTAGTGCGGAAGGAAGTTTTCGAGAGTGGTGAGAGCGCAGGGCAGTGCCGTGAAAATCGTTTAATTCGCCTTCGCGGAGGAAAAACCAGCCCAGGATTCACCCACACACCACAGTCAAGTGCCCAGCCAGCGGATTCCACAACTCCCGCGGCCATTTCCACGgaataaaaggtggaaaggccAGCTCGCAGCTCGCagttcgcagcaaaattgcCAATCAAGGGCGCAAGAAGAAGAGGCAACTACAAAGTGCAAGTGCTGGTTGAGAAACTACATGCCACTGGGAACTGAAGCTCGGAAAGGTGATAAGTGACTGGTAACCATGATATGGACACGCCGTTCGATACGCCTTGATTGCCCCCAATTACTTTACGTGGGTGGTGAGGCAGCGAggcggtgggcgtggcggGTTGACTTTGCCAATAGGCACGTCATCAAAAATTCGCTTTGTTTCGGAGTCGATTCCTTACTGCTTGCGTTTGCCTCCAACTGCAACTGGGTCACCACCCACTTTGACCCGCCTTCCAGCGATCGCTGACGGCGAGGTCAAGTACTTGGGCACACACAATTGTATTGGGCGCACACATATCATTGTAAAAAACCCATAACGCTCTGCCGACGAAGCTGTTTAAACAGCCGAATGTGATACAATTACCAGCTTATTTCCGACTAACTGTTGACGTAGACACACTTCTGTAAACATTGGCTCGAGATACTTACCTACGCAGCCAGCCAAGCTCATAGCTTGGTGATAAAGCCTCGTTATAGCAGAATTGCACATTTCATTCAAACTGCATTATATCCAAATATTTGTCTGCTGGAGAAGCTTCCCCATCTATGAAACATTAATCAGCTGCACGTTGGGCTAAAATGCTCATGTAACCCTTAGTTTGGCATTGGACGATAAGATAAAACCTAATTTCATGTCGGCATGTTCGGCAGCAACGCAACCTTCGGGTGTGATAAGATAATAACTAAACGAAACTTAATTCTCCATCTTTCAGACCTCGAACTTATGAATTAGCAGCATGTCGGCCTACAATCCAAACTACGTGCCTCCCGCCCACGCTCCTATGCCTTTGAACGGCAACAATATGGTGAACGGTCTGCCAGGAGGcgtccagcagcagcagcagcagccaggTCCTCCAACTGGCCAGCCGTATCTGCCGCAGAAGCAGCCACAACAGTTCCAGCAGCCACCTCCTGCAGCAGCTTATCCGGGGGCAGGAGCACCGGGTAACCTGCCACCGCCGCCGCAGTTCAACAGCGGCATTGCGAGCCAGTTCTTGCCGCCCACGTCAGGAGCAGCTCCTTCTGTGCAGCAACAACTGCCGCCCAGTACGTTGCCGCCCCACATGCGTCCGCCCACCGTCAACGGACCACCCCTCACCAACGGCAGCAATGGGGCGTCCAGCGCCAACTCCTCACGCACTGCCTCCCCAAGGCCAATGGGCACAGCTCCTCAGTATGCCCATGGACCCATCGCCGCAGCGCTTAACAATCCGCCGCCGGCGTCGGGACTGCGTCCTTCGCCTCAACCCGCGAGCCAATCCCTGGCCAACCTGACAAACAACCTGGAAAATCTGAACTTGAACCCGAACCGGACGAATGGAGGTGCCAATGTAGTGTCACCGCCCCAGCAACAGTACCCGCCTCTGACGCAGAAAGATTTCAGGGGCGTGGCTACGGCGCAAACGGGTCCACCGCAGTTCAACGATGCCAGCAGTTTATTGGCGGCCAGCGGAGTGGCTCCAATAGTTCCGAATGCCATGGCGACGCCATTTAGTGGACAGAAGCCTCCCAACTTGGGTCCGAACCCGGCCAAGATGTTCGGAAGTGCAGCGATGCCTGTCAGACCTCCGCCTCCACAGGCAGGACAGAGAATCCCATACGGAGTGCCTCCGCCGACTAACTCCGAGCAGCAAAACCAGCAGAACAACAACATCCAGAGGGCAGCACCGCCTCCAGGGGCATCAGCGGCCTGGCCGCCCAATTTGGCAAAGGCAGTGGTACCTGGAGCGCAGCCCCTAGTGCCTCCGCCGCAGCAGCAACCCCTACTGCCCCCGCCGCAGCAGCAACCTCAGGCGCAGACGTATCCCTACACCCAGGCGTATCCGCCAGcgccacaacaacaaccaccTCCCCCTCAGTCTGCAATGCAGCCACCGCCTCCGGGAATGTTTGGAGCCCAGCCAACCGGAGCTCCATTGCAGTATCAGGCCCAGGTGCCTCCGCAGGCTTATGGACAACAAATTCAGCAGCCACCTCAGGCGGCACCCGGAGGACCCTTTGCCACTCCTGCTCCACTTAATGTTGCTCAGCAGGGATTTAGCAGATTGTGGGGACAGGACACCATCGACCTTATGCAGAACCGGCACATCTTGTCACCAGCAACGCGGCCGCCGCCAAAAGTGGTCCTGCACAACCAGTTCCACGAGTCGATCAACTGCAGTCCGAGCATAATGCGCTGCACGCTAACCAAGATCCCCGAGAGCAACAATTTGCTGCAGAAGTCACGTCTGCCGCTGGGCATTGTGATACATCCGTTCCGCGATGTCAACGTAAGAACTTTATAAAAAGCAATTTAAATTCTTATACTCTAACATTGTGTATCTCCCATAGAGCCTGCCTGTTATTCAGTGCATCAACATTGTACGCTGCCGGCTGTGCCGCACTTACATCAATCCCTTCGTCTACTTTGTAGACAGCAAGATGTGGAAGTGCAATCTCTGCTACAGAGTCAATGAATGTAAATAAGGAAATTTCTGTACGTGGCAAAGGAGCTACTAATTTACAATTCTTTTCACCATACAGTGCCAGATGATTTCCAATTTGATCCGGCCACCAAGACATACGGCGATGTGACCCGACGGCCCGAGGTGCGCTCCAGCACCATCGAGTTCATTGCCCCTTCGGAGTACATGTTGCGTCCGCCACAGCCGGCCATGTACCTGTTTCTCTTCGACGTCTCGATTATCGCGCAGCAGAGCGGCTACCTGGAGGCCGCCTGCGCAGTGCTCAACCGTCACCTGGACGAGATGCCTGGGGACGCACGCACCCAGGTGGGATTCATCTGCTTCGACAGCTTCGTACACTTCTACAGCATGGCTGAGGGACTCAACCAGCCTCATGAAATGACTCTGCTGGACATCGAGGATCCCTTCCTGCCGCGACCCGACAGTCTGCTGGTGAACCTGAAGGAGTGCAAGGAGCTGGTGCGGGATCTGCTGAAGCAGCTGCCCAAGCGGTTCGCCCACACTCACGATCCGGGTTCCGCCTTGGGAGCTGCCCTGCAGGTGGCTTTCAAGCTAATGGTGAGTGGCATTAATTCAAGATCTTAAGAGGAGTTAGTAATTCTGGATCTTCGTATTTCTAGCAAGCGTCAGGCGGCCGCATCACCGTCTTTCAATCGTGCCTTCCCAACAAGGGACCCGGCGCCCTGGAGCCGCGCGAGGATCCCAACAACCGCTCGGCCAAGGACGTGGCCCACCTAAATCCGGCCACCGACTTCTACAAGCGATTCGCCCTGGAGTGCTCCGGCTATCAGATAGCCTGCGACCTCTTCCTGATGAACCAGCAGTACAGCGACATGGCAACTATCTGTAAGTAGCTCCTTGTGGttttttaaaccaatttagATATTTTCTGGAGTTGCTTTTAGTTTTtacttattaaaatatatatattgtaatagatatattatttatttttcgatTTTACTCTACCTTTCAGCTGGCATCAGCAAACACAGCGGCGGATGTGTTCACCACTTCCCGCTCTATCAGAAGACCAAGCCGCATATGGTAGACTCGTTCCGTACGTGCTTTAAACGTTATCTGACCAGGAAGATCGGTTTCGAAGCGGTGATGCGTATACGCTGCACTCGCGGCCTGCAGGTGCACACATTCCACGGCAACTTCTTTGTGCGCTCTACGGACCTGCTCTCGCTGCCAAACGTGAATCCGGACGCAGGCTATGGCATGCAGATTTCCTACGACGAGAGCCTTACGGACGTGAAGACCATTTGCTTCCAAGCTGCGCTGCTCTATACGAACAGCGAGGGTGAGCGTCGAATTAGGGTGCATACGGTCTGCTTGCCGGTGACTGCTTCGCTGCCAGAGGTCATGCACTCGGCGGACACGGAGGCCATTATTGGGCTACTGTCGAAAATGGCTGTGGATCGTTCGGTGGCCTCCAATTTGTCGGACGCCCGCGACGCCTTCATCAACGCCACGATCGACGTGTACAACGCCTTCAAGATTGCACAAAATCTGCCCTCGGGTCAGTCGGGACAGTTGATAGCCCCGCGCAGCCTGGCGTTGCTGCCGCTTTATATCCTGGGGTTGCTGAAGCACGTGAGTTCTTCTGGACGATATGTTAGTGAACCCAGATTTAATTGCTCATTCCCTTAGCCCGCCTTCCGCGTGGGCACCAGTACACGACTGGATGATCGCGTCTTCGCCATGGACTGCATGAAGACGCTTCCGCTGGACCAGCTGATGAAGTACGTCTACCCAGAGCTGTACAAGATCGATGCGCTGATCTACCACGCCCGCAACTCAAACGTGAGTTCGACGCAGGACGACGACGAGGATGAAGATGAACCGCTGCCGGAGTTGCCGCGCCTGCAACTATCCGCGGAACAGTGAGTAGTGGTCATTTACTTTACATTCGGATATACAACGCATTTCGTTATAGTTTGGACTCCCGATCGATATTCCTGATGGATTGCGGCACACTGATAATGCTCTATGTCGGGCTTAATGTGCCACCCGATGTTTTGGAAGCTGTGCTGGGTAAGACTCTAGTCAGGACATTGTGGAATCCCTGTTAACCCTTCCTACTTTCAGGCATCAGCTCCACTGCCGAGCTGGGTGACTATGTATACGGATTGCCAAATGTTGTGAGCAACGAGAACGATGTGCTGAAGCGCTTTATTTTGCGACTCAACTACGATAAGCCCTACTCGGCGCTGGTGCAGATAATTAGGTGAGTTCGAAGCCAACTGAAATGCTAGTTGCTCTTGCTAATATCACTTTCTATTTTAAAAAGGGACACGAGCACGGCCAAGGGCCAATTCATCGAGAGATTAACCGACGATCGCAGTGAATCTAGTTTGTCATACTATGAATTTTTGCAACACATTCGGGCTCAGGTTAAATAGTACATAAGCAGGAAATCCTACCACTATTGTATGCTACATAAATACGAGTTTCTTAGAACCTAAAAACTCAGACTCTGGTGACTAAAAGCGAGAAGCGAATGCAGGCGAAACTGGCGCAACACAATGGATACCAGTATGGGACATCTACATCCACTTGATTCTCCATCATCCCTACCCCTTTACCGATCCCCCTACCCACTCTCTCTCGGCTTAGGTAATTTTAAAGTgcatgtatttatttatttgttgatttgttgcactaaaaataaaataaaatcaattaaagATCATAGTAAATGCGAGAGAGCTAACTTGTCACAATTGTAACTAGAAAACGTTGCCAGTTCGATTTAGGCGAACATTAGTCAAAAGTCCAGCTAACCAGTCAGTAGAGCTCCCCTGCAAGCGGATTGCACTGTTATTTATTATAGATATTTTATGCAATAAACCAACGAAACTGTtgtaaattatattttaacgCGATTTTCGTTCGTTCCAACTGCTTCTAACATTCTGCAAACTCTCAGCCCCACAAATTGTTATCGCTTATCCCATTTGTTTGCTGTTTTCAGTAGTATTTATTTCCCGGAATCCAGAGGAATCTATCAGACaattctatttatttataagtcgAAGGATAGGCGCTTTGTTGCACTGTAGTTAGCGAACTTATTTCAAACGAATGTACGGGAACAGATTTGGTATTGTGTATTGCATTGATCGGACTGCTAGGAAGTGAATGTCTTAAGCTTAGAAGGAATATTATACTGTATCAATAAAGAGACCCCATACCTGTACCCCAGGCTGTCGTTCTTTAAGTGGGCTAACTAATCGAAAAACCATATACATATACTGTACTATACTTTATACATACGCGAGTACATCAAGATATAAAGcgaaatacattttaattaaatcgtATTGCCGTGAGTTTTATTTTCATACGGAGGGCACATTCGGTGTACTATCTTCGAACCTTACACTCGTTTTGGTGAAGAGCTCTAAATTATTTGAGAATCATTTGGAATGGCAACAAAAAgcttatattatataaaaaatttgattGTTATATTCATATTTCAAAGACGGAGTAAATGTAGTGGTAAGTTTTTCAAAACTCCCCTACATGAAGGAGATGTCCGCTCCAAGCCAAAGATTTCTGGAAGAGGAAAGTTGTAAGTATGGACAAGAGTTTTTTTGATTGGATATCTGGACTTACGGATTGAAGAAGGGTGAGCGTGGCGGATATGTTCTTTTGGGTGGTGGACAAAAAATGTGATCCAGCTTATCATCGTTGGTTAGATAAAAGCAGGGACGTTGGTTCTGATCCCACTCCAATGACCTTTCATCCGGTCGGTAGCCATCTGCCGAGTGCTCGATCTTTACGTGGACACTGAGATGATCTTGAAGGAGGAACACCTTGTCGCAAAGATGGCATTGGAAATGCCCATCTGTGCTGGCCACATGAGTCTCATGGAATCTCTTGTAGTGCTGGTGCAGCTCCAGCGATGATCGCATTCCGCGCCCGCAGAGATCGCAGATATGGCTTTGACGGGCCACCGGCTGTGGAAAGTGGGTGGTCAGGTGGTCGTCCAGCTTCTCAACCGCATCAAAGGTCTGCTCGCACATCAGGCACGTAACATTCACTCCAGACAAGTCTGCCTCCATTATATTTGCCTGCtaattatgaattaattaCTATTAATTAGTTTCACTTAATTTcacaatcaaaacaaatacgCATAAGATCTTTTAGGAATGAAAAGACTATTAATTCATAAATTTGTACGCacttaataatatttgtagGGTTGCAATATCACTTTTACAATTAAGGCTTCACTAGACCACTCTGTCGACTTCTTTTTATTACTTCGTCTTCCTTTTCTTCCAGAATGCGGACCTTAAAAGTACCAGACCTTTCCCCTCGGCTTTGAAAATACAACTGTTCTTTTTCCCGACCGTATATTTTCTCGATCAATAGAGAGAAAGAGACAGAGAGAAAGTAAAAAGAGAATCGGGAGAGAGGGGATGGTCAGTGGTGTAACCGCCTTAGCCATTTAATAGCTATATCTATTATAAcccaaaaaacaaacaggtttattatatttttcgaGTTTAACTTTGAGAAGTCCAAGAGATCCTTCTGAATGgatgtatatttattaaaacaaaacttttttaaagttcaaaaatgaaaatatttgatactCTACAGGACAATATATATTCATGATGATCCTAACCTTACGTTCGTAAAAAATTCCAAGAAGTACAGGCACGTCGCGCAAAAAACTACAAAGTACCCCCGTGTTCTCCTCCCTTCGTTCTTGGGACTTCAGCTATTTCAGCGATCGACGGGTggctttgaaacatgaactagttaagcctaacttaacttaggCGCTCCAGAGCGGAGCTGTGACTTAGGGAAGGGACGGAGatggagagcggacggcagtgcgagcgcgggAGATGAAGACacctggataaaactgccgcttgacactgtctcctgaaatgaaacgcccttttgacgtaaacagtCTTGATATTCAGAACAACTGCACAGAACatgttaaaatgttttttaaattggtCAAAGCGGTACTTTCAGCCCGTTATAAATACCCCAAAGTCAAATGGGTCCGAAACTTACCTACTGCTTTGATCTAACCATGATGATGAGATGGATCCCATAAGTTACAAAGGATTCAACTACGTTCCACATTCACGTTCATTCTATGAAGTATTTATGTTAAGTCAATACAAAGCTTAAAAAAAAGATACGGCTTTTACCAATTTAGAATATCAAGTTAAATTTTGCGGTCCACCGCAAAAATCGTTTGGTTATCGTCTTCCCCTTGAAATAATGACGTAATGCACATAAATATGATTTGAATCCGCCCCCAAAGTTATAAATAATTTGAAGGACAAATATTCATGAGTAACAAAAGAAAGTATTTAGTGCTAGTCATTTATCAGAAGGTTAATGATTTGagtattttagaaaatatattttcgtACAGTGAggaataataaaattatatgCTTTCTCTTTAGTTTCCATTTCCGTTTCCAAATAACTGAAAAAGATGTCCATTTTATAATCGAGCATAATAATATAATGTTTAAGGCACttaagtatataaacatgtatatattatatttgtgAATACGCatttaagatttatttaaaagttacTGGGGagatttatttgttttaaaataccaGACGAACAGAAATTTAAGTAAGACAGAAAAACTTTTTGTATGTCTTAGTCCAGTTTGCTGATAAGTGCTGTGTTGCTGAGCAAAAAAATAAACCTAAAGTATACGCCGTCTTGAGCGTTCTGTTCTCTTATTAAATTAatcttataaatttttttaacttacttattttattttttttttaaatacgtTTTACGATAAGTTTGTAAGATAagtgttttatatttaaaaaaaggaaactTGTGGTCGAAAAGGAAAAACGCAAGAGCTACAAGTCGCAACGTTCCAGTGATAGGTCTCTGTACATTTTAGTAGTGACGGGTTGTACAAGATAAGGCAAcgaattaaaaatcaaaagaaatgtacgtACGAAAAGGAAAACCGAAAGCGTTACAAGTCTCAACGCTCCACTGAAAGGGTGAAAGCATTTTAATAGTGACGggttattataattaaaaaacaataaaaagcCAACGAGCAAAAATTGGTGTTGATTTCAGCGTCATCCTCGAcatattaaaacaaggaagaacgctatagtcgagtacctcgactatcagatacccgttactcagctaaatggaaatatgcaagcatcaaagcgagattaaaatgcgccacctaccggcggtatacagatttaagcgttatgggcgttagagtgggcgtggcaaatttttttttggaccaatcaataggtattgtcgagaccaattcatttcagttaagattttttatctagcatgaaaattgtgggcgtcacaggttttcgcggtttgtgggcgttaaagtgggcgtggcaaacttttttttgggtcaatcgataggtattgatgagaacattacatttcagttaaaatttttattcttgcatcaaaacagtaggagccacagttttgggcggtttgtgggcgttagagtgggcgtggcactctactgaatcAAACCtacgctgcgcaggaatctcaggaatctgcgtgcctaattccagtattgtaactctcatagtttccgagatctcagcgttcatacggacagacggacatggctagatcgactaggctagtgatcctgatcaagaatatatatactttatggggtcggaaacgcttccttctgcctgttacatactttccgacgaatctagtatacccttttactctacgagtaacgggtataaatatattgaTATTGATGTCCTAAATACTTACTAACAAAGTGACTTATTGAAAAGATATATCCTTTGTGCATCTTTAATTAAAGTCGTTTTATTAAAAGCTTTATTCCCCCCTAAAAATTGTTTCAAATCGCAAATAAAAACTTTGTAGGTTTCAAAAACTCAGTGAAcagttaaaatgtttgacGATACGAAATACATGTGTTGCCACATGTATGTTTAGGGAACTATCAGTAAAATCGCAGCGGGAGATTATTTTTCACAACAAGTATGTCCAGTAACACTAGAGTGCCCGCTGAGAAATACCACTTTACTGAGTTTATTCCAAACGATCTAGAGGACACCAAGGGTACAAATATCACATTCCGTTGGTATGGTGCACATAAGTTTCTTTATTTACTTTTCATTAATGGCGATTCATTAAAACTCAAAAGACGACGAACTCGATCGTCCGCCTGTTCAAATTTCTTTGCTGAGGTCAGCAACTCGATATTGTTTATTTTGACATAAACATTTGGCTATGCCTTATGGGATTTCGAAGTCGAGATCCAAAGTGCTGAGGACACAAAAAACCTCGCTAGCGGCATGGATATGTATCCATGAAATTATATACGTAcaatgtacattgtacatactTGGAAGCTCCATAAAATGAAGTGTTTTATAGTTTAAGTAACGAGACT
Protein-coding regions in this window:
- the LOC108009395 gene encoding uncharacterized zinc finger protein CG12744 encodes the protein MEADLSGVNVTCLMCEQTFDAVEKLDDHLTTHFPQPVARQSHICDLCGRGMRSSLELHQHYKRFHETHVASTDGHFQCHLCDKVFLLQDHLSVHVKIEHSADGYRPDERSLEWDQNQRPCFYLTNDDKLDHIFCPPPKRTYPPRSPFFNPNLWLGADISFM
- the Sec24AB gene encoding protein transport protein Sec24A, which translates into the protein MSAYNPNYVPPAHAPMPLNGNNMVNGLPGGVQQQQQQPGPPTGQPYLPQKQPQQFQQPPPAAAYPGAGAPGNLPPPPQFNSGIASQFLPPTSGAAPSVQQQLPPSTLPPHMRPPTVNGPPLTNGSNGASSANSSRTASPRPMGTAPQYAHGPIAAALNNPPPASGLRPSPQPASQSLANLTNNLENLNLNPNRTNGGANVVSPPQQQYPPLTQKDFRGVATAQTGPPQFNDASSLLAASGVAPIVPNAMATPFSGQKPPNLGPNPAKMFGSAAMPVRPPPPQAGQRIPYGVPPPTNSEQQNQQNNNIQRAAPPPGASAAWPPNLAKAVVPGAQPLVPPPQQQPLLPPPQQQPQAQTYPYTQAYPPAPQQQPPPPQSAMQPPPPGMFGAQPTGAPLQYQAQVPPQAYGQQIQQPPQAAPGGPFATPAPLNVAQQGFSRLWGQDTIDLMQNRHILSPATRPPPKVVLHNQFHESINCSPSIMRCTLTKIPESNNLLQKSRLPLGIVIHPFRDVNSLPVIQCINIVRCRLCRTYINPFVYFVDSKMWKCNLCYRVNELPDDFQFDPATKTYGDVTRRPEVRSSTIEFIAPSEYMLRPPQPAMYLFLFDVSIIAQQSGYLEAACAVLNRHLDEMPGDARTQVGFICFDSFVHFYSMAEGLNQPHEMTLLDIEDPFLPRPDSLLVNLKECKELVRDLLKQLPKRFAHTHDPGSALGAALQVAFKLMQASGGRITVFQSCLPNKGPGALEPREDPNNRSAKDVAHLNPATDFYKRFALECSGYQIACDLFLMNQQYSDMATISGISKHSGGCVHHFPLYQKTKPHMVDSFRTCFKRYLTRKIGFEAVMRIRCTRGLQVHTFHGNFFVRSTDLLSLPNVNPDAGYGMQISYDESLTDVKTICFQAALLYTNSEGERRIRVHTVCLPVTASLPEVMHSADTEAIIGLLSKMAVDRSVASNLSDARDAFINATIDVYNAFKIAQNLPSGQSGQLIAPRSLALLPLYILGLLKHPAFRVGTSTRLDDRVFAMDCMKTLPLDQLMKYVYPELYKIDALIYHARNSNVSSTQDDDEDEDEPLPELPRLQLSAEHLDSRSIFLMDCGTLIMLYVGLNVPPDVLEAVLGISSTAELGDYVYGLPNVVSNENDVLKRFILRLNYDKPYSALVQIIRDTSTAKGQFIERLTDDRSESSLSYYEFLQHIRAQVK